From a single Collimonas pratensis genomic region:
- a CDS encoding dienelactone hydrolase family protein, with product MANLKEDFDSLVAKTSLSDNVDRRTFLKTTLGTGFAAAVLPVCAQTMIKTDTVGLTAGALEIQINGLSVPIYRAQPEGKTNLPVVLVISEIFGVHEHIADIARRFAKLGYLAIAPDLFKRQGDPAAFATIPELYKNVISKVPDDQVLGDVDACVAWAKENNGNIDKLAITGFCWGGRITWLYAAHNPKVKAGAAWYGGLVGEKNILQPKHPVDIAVTLKVPVLGLYGGKDQGITQEHVALMKAALAKGSSKSEIVVFPNSGHAFNADYRPSYVEADAKDGWKRTLAWFKEHGVS from the coding sequence ATGGCGAATTTGAAAGAAGACTTCGATAGCCTGGTCGCAAAGACCAGTTTGTCCGACAATGTTGATCGTCGTACTTTTTTGAAAACTACACTGGGCACCGGTTTCGCTGCCGCTGTGCTGCCGGTATGCGCGCAGACCATGATCAAGACCGATACCGTCGGCCTCACCGCCGGCGCCCTGGAAATCCAGATCAACGGCCTGAGCGTGCCGATCTATCGCGCCCAGCCTGAAGGCAAGACCAATCTGCCGGTGGTGCTGGTGATCTCGGAAATTTTCGGCGTGCACGAGCATATCGCCGACATCGCGCGCCGCTTCGCCAAGCTGGGCTACCTGGCGATCGCACCTGACCTGTTCAAGCGCCAAGGCGACCCGGCTGCCTTCGCCACCATTCCTGAGCTGTACAAGAACGTCATTTCCAAGGTGCCGGACGACCAGGTGCTGGGCGATGTCGATGCTTGCGTTGCCTGGGCCAAGGAAAATAATGGCAATATCGACAAGCTGGCGATCACCGGCTTTTGCTGGGGCGGCCGCATTACCTGGCTGTATGCCGCCCATAATCCCAAGGTAAAGGCCGGCGCCGCCTGGTACGGCGGTCTGGTGGGCGAAAAGAACATACTGCAGCCGAAGCATCCGGTGGACATCGCCGTGACCCTGAAAGTGCCGGTGCTGGGTTTGTACGGCGGCAAGGACCAGGGCATCACACAGGAACACGTGGCGCTGATGAAAGCGGCGCTGGCCAAGGGCAGCAGCAAGTCGGAAATCGTGGTCTTCCCGAATTCCGGCCACGCGTTCAACGCCGATTATCGTCCCAGCTATGTAGAAGCAGATGCCAAGGACGGCTGGAAGCGCACCCTGGCCTGGTTCAAGGAACATGGCGTGAGCTGA
- a CDS encoding sulfurtransferase, with protein MSQAHPYTTLISAANLLLNAQNPGWVIIDCRHDLMDPAAGRTAYDAGHIAGARFANLDHDLSGAKQAADGSFKGRHPLPEQDALIATLRRWGISDDTQVVAYDGQGGMYAARLWWLLRSIGHASVAVLDGGLAAWQAAGQGLTTAEPTPAPGSISVKPALTTSVNAHDVLSNLTNLRRTIVDARAPDRFRGENETIDPVGGHIPGAKNRFFKDNLQADGRFKPGHQLHEEFGALISEPQTAVMQCGSGVTACHNLLALEIAGLHGAALYPGSWSEWCADASRPVAKGA; from the coding sequence ATGTCTCAAGCACATCCCTACACCACGCTGATTTCCGCCGCGAACCTGCTGCTGAATGCGCAAAACCCGGGCTGGGTCATCATTGACTGCCGCCATGACTTGATGGATCCGGCGGCGGGAAGAACAGCTTACGACGCCGGCCATATTGCCGGGGCACGCTTCGCCAACCTGGATCATGATTTGTCAGGCGCCAAGCAAGCCGCCGACGGCAGCTTCAAAGGCCGTCATCCGCTACCGGAACAGGACGCCTTGATCGCGACGCTGCGCCGCTGGGGCATCAGCGACGACACCCAGGTAGTCGCCTATGACGGCCAGGGCGGCATGTACGCCGCCCGCCTGTGGTGGCTGTTGCGCTCCATCGGTCACGCTTCGGTGGCGGTGCTGGATGGCGGCCTGGCAGCCTGGCAGGCGGCCGGACAAGGATTGACGACGGCGGAACCGACGCCGGCGCCGGGCAGCATCAGCGTCAAGCCGGCGCTCACCACCAGCGTCAATGCGCACGACGTCCTGAGCAACCTCACCAACTTGCGCCGCACCATCGTCGACGCCCGCGCGCCGGACCGCTTCCGCGGCGAAAACGAAACCATCGACCCGGTCGGCGGCCATATTCCCGGCGCCAAGAACCGTTTCTTCAAGGACAATCTGCAAGCCGACGGCCGCTTCAAGCCGGGCCATCAGCTGCATGAGGAATTCGGCGCCCTGATCAGCGAACCGCAGACCGCCGTCATGCAGTGCGGCTCCGGCGTGACTGCCTGCCATAACCTGCTGGCGCTGGAAATCGCCGGCCTGCATGGCGCCGCACTGTATCCGGGATCGTGGAGCGAATGGTGCGCCGACGCCTCGCGGCCGGTAGCCAAGGGCGCATAA
- a CDS encoding exodeoxyribonuclease VII small subunit, which translates to MPKNPISASSPASFEQAMAELEQLVAQMEAGELPLEASVAAYKRGSELVKFCAAQLEKVDSQVKVLEGDMLKPFVGEALNDHSGADE; encoded by the coding sequence ATGCCAAAAAATCCGATTTCCGCCAGCAGCCCGGCCTCGTTCGAACAAGCCATGGCTGAACTGGAGCAACTGGTAGCCCAGATGGAAGCCGGCGAATTGCCGCTGGAAGCATCGGTTGCCGCCTATAAGCGCGGATCCGAGCTGGTCAAGTTTTGCGCCGCGCAGCTAGAAAAAGTCGACAGCCAGGTCAAGGTGCTGGAAGGCGACATGCTCAAGCCTTTCGTCGGCGAAGCATTGAACGATCACAGTGGAGCCGACGAATGA
- a CDS encoding DMT family transporter: MQSLWMLFASLMFSLMGVCVKLASEHYSISEILFSRGLIGMLFIVALIVLKGGTLKTPLPREHMRRGLIGVISLAMWFYSFSLLPVATATTLNYTSSIWLAAILFGAAWWRSNARFEWGMAATILLSFAGVMLLLRPSFAPEQTAAALIALCSGLISAIAYLQVRRLGQLGEPEYRVVFYFSAISAVTGLAGCLGLPSGGIPFMHAHNLTGFSLLIALSISATIGQIAMTRAYRLGNPLLTANLQYTGIVFSSILGILIWQDQLGWRGWLGTSVILIGGLLATFYNQRKARPLTTLPDTVSGRL; the protein is encoded by the coding sequence ATGCAATCACTCTGGATGCTCTTCGCCAGCCTCATGTTTTCTCTCATGGGGGTCTGCGTCAAGCTTGCTTCCGAACACTATTCAATCTCTGAAATCCTGTTCAGCCGCGGCCTGATCGGCATGCTGTTCATCGTCGCCCTGATCGTCCTCAAGGGCGGCACCCTGAAAACACCCTTGCCTCGCGAACACATGCGGCGCGGCCTGATCGGCGTGATTTCCCTGGCCATGTGGTTCTATTCGTTCAGCCTGCTGCCGGTCGCCACCGCCACCACTCTCAACTACACCTCGTCGATATGGCTGGCGGCGATCCTGTTCGGCGCCGCATGGTGGCGCAGCAACGCCCGCTTCGAATGGGGTATGGCGGCCACCATCCTGCTCAGCTTCGCCGGCGTCATGCTGCTGTTACGGCCTTCGTTCGCCCCGGAACAAACCGCAGCGGCCCTGATTGCGCTCTGCTCGGGCCTGATTTCCGCCATCGCCTACCTGCAGGTGCGGCGCCTGGGACAACTGGGCGAGCCGGAATACCGCGTGGTGTTCTATTTCTCCGCCATCAGCGCCGTCACCGGCCTGGCCGGCTGCCTGGGCTTGCCGAGCGGCGGCATTCCCTTCATGCACGCGCACAACCTGACCGGCTTCAGCCTGCTGATCGCGCTCAGCATTTCGGCTACGATCGGCCAGATCGCGATGACTCGCGCTTATCGCCTTGGCAATCCTTTGCTGACCGCCAACCTCCAATACACCGGCATCGTCTTTTCCAGCATCCTCGGCATCCTGATCTGGCAAGACCAGCTGGGCTGGCGCGGCTGGCTCGGGACCAGCGTGATCCTTATCGGCGGTTTGCTGGCAACGTTTTATAATCAAAGAAAGGCGCGTCCGTTGACGACACTGCCTGATACCGTTTCCGGCAGGCTGTAG
- the polA gene encoding DNA polymerase I, producing the protein MQKTLLLVDGSSYLYRAFHALPDMRNAANEPTGALYGIINMLRRLRIDYPAAYLACVFDAKGKTFRDDMYADYKATRASMPEDLVKQITPIHAAVRAMGWPILMVEGVEADDVIGTLTVQAVQHGMQAVVSTGDKDLAQLVNDDVTLINTMNNETLDRAGVIAKFGVPPERIVDYLTLIGDTVDNIPGVSKVGPKTAVKWLAQYDTVDNVIANAASIGGAVGENLRQVLDWLPKAKELVTVKTDCDLSAHMVSIPESLIAPEQDKDTLIELFTRYNFKTWLRELSAPAAAAASAPAGGAPVPAAAVAGAAADAQAQSSLFDTVERHYETVLTEAQLDAWLQRIDKATLTAVDTETTSLEPMTAQLVGISLCCEVGTAAYIPVAHRYQDAPLQLSRELVLQKMKPWLEDDSKPKVGQNLKYDSHIFANQGVNLRGIVHDTLLESYVFESHRSHDMDSLALRHLNHQTITFQEVCGKGASQIGFDEVEIGRATEYAAEDADITLQLHLTMWPHIADDAKLRFIYEKIEVPTSVVLQKIERNGVLIDASLLATQSNELGKRMLEIEQQAYDLAGQPFNLSSPKQLGEILFEKLKLPVVKKTPSGSPSTDEEVLQKLAEDYPLPKVLLDYRSLSKLKSTYTDKLPKMVNADTGRVHTNYAQAVAVTGRLASNDPNLQNIPIRTAEGRRIREAFVAPAGSVIVSADYSQIELRIMAHISGDENMLRAFAEGIDIHRATAAEIFGTTAAEVSSEQRRYAKVINFGLIYGMSAFGLAGNLGIERAAAQMYIEKYFMRFAGVKQFMDMTRVQAKSQGYVETVFGRRLWLPEINSPNGQRRQGAERAAINAPMQGTAADLIKLSMIAVQNWIETEQLKSKMVMQVHDELVLEVPQEELALVREKLPQLMAGVAELKVPLIAEVGVGKNWDEAH; encoded by the coding sequence ATGCAAAAAACCCTGCTGTTAGTTGATGGTTCGAGTTATCTCTATCGCGCCTTCCATGCCCTGCCCGATATGCGCAACGCCGCCAATGAGCCGACCGGCGCCCTGTACGGCATCATCAATATGCTGCGTCGTTTACGCATTGATTACCCCGCAGCTTACCTTGCCTGTGTGTTCGATGCAAAAGGTAAAACTTTTCGCGACGACATGTACGCCGACTACAAGGCCACCCGCGCCTCCATGCCGGAGGACCTGGTTAAACAGATTACGCCTATTCACGCCGCCGTGCGCGCGATGGGCTGGCCGATCCTGATGGTGGAGGGCGTGGAAGCCGACGATGTGATCGGCACCTTGACCGTGCAAGCAGTACAGCACGGCATGCAGGCGGTGGTCTCGACCGGCGACAAAGACCTGGCGCAGCTGGTCAATGACGACGTCACGCTGATCAACACCATGAACAACGAGACGCTTGACCGCGCCGGCGTGATCGCCAAATTCGGCGTGCCGCCGGAGCGCATCGTCGACTACCTGACACTGATCGGCGATACCGTCGACAACATCCCCGGCGTCTCCAAGGTCGGCCCGAAAACCGCGGTCAAGTGGCTGGCGCAGTACGACACCGTTGACAACGTGATCGCCAACGCCGCCAGCATCGGCGGCGCGGTCGGCGAGAATTTGCGGCAGGTGCTGGACTGGCTGCCGAAGGCCAAGGAACTGGTGACGGTGAAGACCGATTGCGACCTCAGCGCGCACATGGTGTCGATCCCGGAATCGCTGATTGCGCCGGAGCAGGACAAGGACACCCTGATCGAATTGTTTACGCGCTATAACTTCAAGACCTGGCTGCGCGAATTGAGCGCGCCTGCCGCGGCGGCCGCTTCCGCGCCCGCCGGCGGCGCGCCCGTACCGGCAGCAGCCGTTGCTGGCGCTGCGGCTGACGCCCAGGCGCAGAGCAGCCTGTTCGATACCGTCGAGCGGCACTATGAAACCGTGCTGACTGAAGCTCAGCTGGACGCCTGGCTGCAGCGCATCGACAAGGCAACCTTGACCGCGGTCGATACTGAAACCACCTCGCTGGAGCCGATGACCGCACAGCTGGTAGGCATCTCGCTGTGCTGCGAAGTCGGCACTGCCGCTTACATTCCTGTCGCCCATCGCTACCAGGATGCGCCGCTGCAGCTGTCGCGCGAACTGGTGCTGCAAAAGATGAAGCCGTGGCTGGAAGACGACAGCAAGCCGAAGGTCGGCCAGAACCTCAAATACGACAGCCATATTTTCGCCAATCAGGGCGTGAACCTGCGGGGCATTGTCCACGACACCTTGCTGGAATCGTATGTGTTCGAGTCGCACCGCAGCCACGACATGGACAGCCTGGCGCTGCGCCATCTGAACCACCAGACCATCACCTTCCAGGAAGTATGCGGCAAGGGCGCATCACAGATCGGCTTCGATGAAGTCGAGATCGGCCGCGCCACCGAATATGCGGCGGAAGATGCCGATATCACCTTGCAGCTGCACCTGACCATGTGGCCGCATATCGCCGACGATGCCAAGCTGCGCTTCATCTACGAAAAAATCGAAGTGCCGACTTCGGTGGTGCTGCAAAAGATCGAACGCAACGGCGTGCTGATCGACGCCAGCCTGCTGGCGACGCAATCCAACGAGCTGGGCAAGCGCATGCTGGAGATCGAGCAGCAAGCTTATGACCTGGCCGGCCAGCCGTTCAACCTGAGTTCTCCGAAACAACTGGGCGAGATCCTGTTTGAAAAACTCAAGCTGCCGGTGGTCAAAAAGACGCCGTCCGGCTCGCCGTCTACCGACGAAGAAGTGCTGCAGAAACTGGCGGAAGACTATCCGCTGCCGAAGGTGCTGCTCGACTACCGCAGCCTGTCCAAGCTGAAATCGACTTACACCGACAAGCTGCCGAAAATGGTCAATGCGGATACCGGCCGCGTGCACACCAACTATGCGCAGGCAGTGGCGGTCACCGGCCGCCTGGCGTCGAACGATCCGAACCTGCAGAACATCCCGATCCGCACCGCTGAAGGCCGCCGCATCCGCGAAGCGTTCGTGGCGCCGGCCGGCAGCGTGATCGTCTCGGCCGACTATTCGCAAATCGAATTACGCATCATGGCGCACATCTCGGGTGATGAAAACATGCTGCGTGCATTTGCCGAAGGCATCGATATTCACCGCGCCACTGCCGCCGAGATCTTCGGCACCACCGCGGCGGAGGTCAGCAGCGAACAGCGCCGCTACGCCAAGGTCATCAACTTCGGCCTGATCTACGGCATGAGCGCATTCGGCCTGGCAGGCAACCTCGGCATCGAGCGCGCCGCGGCGCAAATGTATATCGAAAAATATTTCATGCGCTTCGCCGGCGTCAAGCAGTTCATGGATATGACCCGGGTGCAGGCCAAGTCGCAAGGCTATGTCGAGACCGTGTTCGGACGTCGCCTGTGGCTGCCGGAAATCAATTCGCCCAACGGCCAGCGCCGCCAGGGCGCCGAGCGGGCGGCGATCAACGCGCCTATGCAAGGCACGGCCGCCGACCTGATCAAGCTGTCGATGATCGCGGTGCAAAACTGGATTGAAACAGAACAGTTAAAATCCAAGATGGTGATGCAGGTGCACGATGAACTGGTGCTCGAAGTGCCGCAGGAGGAACTGGCGCTGGTGCGGGAAAAACTGCCGCAGCTGATGGCTGGCGTGGCTGAACTAAAAGTACCGCTGATTGCCGAAGTCGGAGTGGGCAAGAATTGGGACGAGGCGCACTGA
- a CDS encoding aromatic ring-hydroxylating oxygenase subunit alpha, whose product MSDLASITNLARSDAQLPVNVYFDEALLKREIQQLFQNGPRYVGHELMVPNVGDYATLASENEGRMLVRNPQGIELISNVCRHRQAKMFDGRGNARNIVCPLHRWTYDLKGELIGAPHFGETPCMNLSKTPLQNWNGLLFEQNAFHVGEKLAQLGVAKDLDFSGYLFDHVEVHECDYNWKTFIEVYLEDYHVEPFHPGLGSFVSCDDLEWQFGKDYSVQTVGVNHGLAKSGSPSYKKWQEQVLKFNNGQAPKFGAIWLTLYPNIMVEWYPHVLVVSTLWPRGPQKTTNVVEFYYPEEIALFEREMVEAERAAYMETCVEDDEIALRMDAGRRILMERGVSEVGPYQSPMEDGMQHFHEWYRSQDGLL is encoded by the coding sequence ATGTCCGATCTGGCTTCTATTACCAATCTCGCGCGCTCCGATGCGCAACTTCCGGTCAACGTCTACTTTGACGAAGCGCTGTTAAAGCGCGAAATCCAGCAACTCTTTCAGAATGGTCCGCGCTACGTCGGCCATGAGCTGATGGTGCCTAACGTCGGCGATTACGCCACGCTGGCCTCTGAAAACGAGGGTCGCATGCTGGTGCGCAATCCGCAGGGAATCGAGCTGATTTCCAACGTTTGCCGCCATCGCCAGGCCAAGATGTTCGATGGCCGCGGCAATGCCCGCAATATCGTCTGCCCGCTGCACCGCTGGACTTACGATCTCAAGGGTGAACTGATAGGCGCGCCGCATTTCGGCGAAACGCCTTGCATGAACCTGTCCAAGACGCCTCTGCAAAACTGGAACGGCCTGCTGTTCGAGCAGAACGCCTTCCACGTCGGCGAAAAACTGGCGCAGCTGGGCGTCGCCAAGGATCTCGATTTCAGCGGCTACCTGTTCGACCACGTCGAAGTGCACGAGTGCGACTACAACTGGAAAACCTTTATCGAGGTTTATCTGGAGGATTACCACGTCGAGCCCTTCCATCCCGGCCTCGGCAGCTTTGTCAGCTGCGACGACCTGGAATGGCAGTTTGGCAAGGATTACAGCGTGCAGACCGTGGGCGTCAACCATGGCCTGGCCAAATCCGGTTCACCGTCCTACAAGAAGTGGCAGGAACAGGTCCTCAAGTTCAACAACGGCCAGGCGCCCAAGTTCGGCGCGATCTGGCTGACGCTGTATCCGAACATCATGGTGGAATGGTATCCGCACGTGCTGGTGGTGTCGACGCTGTGGCCGCGCGGCCCGCAGAAGACCACCAATGTGGTCGAGTTCTACTATCCGGAAGAGATCGCCCTGTTTGAGCGCGAGATGGTCGAAGCGGAACGCGCCGCCTACATGGAAACCTGCGTCGAGGACGATGAAATCGCCCTGCGCATGGACGCCGGCCGGCGCATCCTGATGGAGCGTGGCGTCAGCGAAGTCGGACCTTACCAGTCGCCGATGGAAGACGGCATGCAGCATTTCCACGAGTGGTACCGCAGCCAGGACGGCCTGCTCTAA
- a CDS encoding ZIP family metal transporter — MGPKINSTLVSILLATTIAGLFSITAAAIFSFALLSKMVERMVSLSVGIMLATSLLHALPEAFESKADSHTLFAILLGGLLAFFVLEKFAILRHSHHHEDDGHGHHHGHDKKEAGKAGWMILVGDGLHNFTDGILIAAAFLADPHLGLITGLAIIVHEIPQEIGDFIVLLNAGFSRTRAYVYNLICSLMAVLGGLLGYFTLERGMEWIPYVLVFASSGFIYIAVSDLMPQMQRRATLRETIPQILLIGAGVAIVLFLTRHAHQH; from the coding sequence CTGGGGCCAAAAATTAATTCCACACTCGTTTCAATTCTGCTGGCGACCACTATCGCCGGCCTTTTCAGCATTACCGCCGCTGCCATCTTTTCCTTCGCGCTGCTGTCCAAGATGGTCGAGCGCATGGTCAGCCTGTCGGTCGGCATCATGCTCGCCACTTCGCTGCTGCATGCGCTGCCGGAAGCCTTTGAATCCAAGGCAGACAGCCACACGCTGTTCGCGATCCTGCTGGGTGGGCTGCTGGCCTTTTTCGTCCTGGAAAAATTTGCCATCCTGCGTCACTCCCATCATCACGAGGATGACGGCCACGGCCATCATCACGGCCATGACAAGAAAGAGGCGGGCAAAGCCGGCTGGATGATCCTGGTCGGCGACGGCCTGCACAATTTCACCGACGGCATCCTGATTGCGGCGGCCTTCCTGGCCGATCCGCACCTCGGGCTGATCACCGGCCTGGCCATCATCGTGCACGAGATCCCACAGGAAATCGGCGATTTCATCGTGCTGCTCAACGCCGGTTTTTCGCGCACCCGCGCTTATGTCTACAACCTGATCTGCAGCCTGATGGCGGTGCTGGGCGGCTTGCTCGGCTACTTTACGCTGGAGCGCGGCATGGAATGGATTCCTTACGTGCTGGTGTTCGCCTCGTCGGGATTCATCTATATCGCCGTCAGCGACCTGATGCCGCAGATGCAGCGCCGCGCCACCTTGCGCGAAACCATCCCGCAGATCCTGCTGATCGGCGCCGGCGTCGCCATTGTGCTGTTCCTGACCCGTCACGCCCATCAACATTAA
- a CDS encoding TIGR00730 family Rossman fold protein, whose protein sequence is MELNGKNVPRLRQVTDIERATSKKARESWHMFTIMAEFIESTERLSELHPAVSIFGSARIKEDNPYYPLCRDIARRFSDEGFAVISGGGPGLMEAANKGAFEGKSPSVGLNIELPHEQSGNKWQDISLSFRHFFARKVAFVRYADAYIVLPGGFGTMDELTEVLTLIQTGKCRHIPIILVGSSFWSGLLDWFRTQLVGDGMIAAKDMDLIQVLDDPAEILAAVVKFYEAGETVMAESDRHTGVLL, encoded by the coding sequence ATGGAATTGAACGGAAAAAATGTGCCGCGTTTGCGGCAAGTGACGGATATCGAACGCGCAACATCGAAAAAGGCGCGCGAATCGTGGCATATGTTCACGATTATGGCAGAATTTATCGAGTCGACCGAACGCCTTTCCGAGTTGCATCCAGCGGTATCGATCTTCGGCTCGGCGCGGATCAAGGAAGACAATCCGTATTATCCCCTTTGCAGGGACATTGCACGGCGCTTTTCCGACGAAGGTTTTGCCGTGATTTCCGGCGGCGGCCCGGGCTTGATGGAAGCTGCCAACAAGGGCGCTTTTGAAGGCAAGTCGCCTTCGGTCGGCCTGAACATCGAATTGCCGCATGAACAAAGCGGTAACAAATGGCAGGACATTTCCCTCAGCTTCCGCCACTTTTTCGCCCGCAAGGTAGCTTTCGTGCGCTATGCCGACGCTTACATCGTGTTGCCGGGCGGCTTCGGCACCATGGACGAGCTGACCGAAGTCCTGACCCTGATCCAGACCGGCAAATGCCGGCATATCCCGATCATCCTGGTCGGCAGCAGCTTCTGGAGCGGTCTGCTCGACTGGTTCCGTACCCAGCTGGTAGGCGACGGCATGATTGCCGCCAAGGACATGGACCTGATTCAGGTGCTGGACGATCCGGCCGAGATCCTTGCCGCCGTGGTGAAATTCTACGAAGCCGGCGAAACCGTCATGGCCGAATCCGACCGCCATACTGGCGTTTTGCTTTAA
- a CDS encoding polyprenyl synthetase family protein produces the protein MRQVQSEMEAVLGELLPSENTAPARLHQAMRYAVLDGGKRVRPLLAFAAGELFSASATVVQRAAAAVEMIHAYSLVHDDMPCMDDDALRRGKPTVHVQYDEATALLVGDALQAQAFVVLAETDTAGFDAARQIVMLRLLAQASGSLGMCGGQAIDLASVGLSLSLDELEQMHKLKTGALLRAAVLLGAWGGKALAKDEIDALEAYGTAIGLAFQVVDDILDATADSATLGKTAGKDAADNKPTYVSILGLPESQALAEKLRNDAHRALAIFGDKARRLRELADLIVQRKA, from the coding sequence ATGCGCCAGGTGCAGTCCGAGATGGAGGCGGTGCTCGGTGAGTTGTTGCCATCAGAGAATACTGCGCCCGCCAGGCTGCATCAAGCCATGCGTTATGCGGTGCTGGACGGCGGCAAGCGCGTGCGGCCTTTGCTGGCATTTGCCGCTGGGGAATTATTTTCCGCGTCGGCAACGGTGGTGCAGCGAGCGGCGGCCGCGGTTGAAATGATCCACGCCTATTCGCTGGTGCATGACGACATGCCTTGCATGGACGATGACGCCTTGCGCCGCGGCAAACCGACCGTGCATGTGCAATACGATGAAGCCACCGCCTTGCTGGTCGGCGATGCTTTGCAGGCACAGGCGTTCGTGGTGCTGGCCGAGACCGATACCGCCGGCTTCGATGCGGCGCGGCAGATCGTCATGTTGCGCCTGCTGGCGCAGGCTTCCGGTTCGCTCGGCATGTGCGGCGGCCAGGCTATCGACCTCGCCAGCGTCGGCCTCAGCCTGTCGCTGGATGAGCTGGAACAGATGCACAAGCTGAAGACCGGCGCCTTGCTGCGCGCTGCGGTATTGCTGGGCGCCTGGGGTGGCAAAGCGCTGGCAAAGGACGAAATCGATGCGCTGGAAGCCTACGGCACGGCGATCGGGCTGGCGTTCCAGGTGGTAGACGATATCCTCGACGCCACTGCCGATTCCGCCACGCTCGGCAAAACGGCAGGCAAGGACGCCGCCGACAACAAGCCGACCTACGTCTCGATCCTGGGTTTGCCGGAATCGCAGGCTTTGGCAGAAAAATTACGCAATGACGCCCACCGGGCGCTTGCGATCTTCGGGGACAAGGCACGCCGCCTGCGCGAGCTGGCGGATTTGATCGTGCAACGGAAAGCTTAG
- a CDS encoding IS3 family transposase (programmed frameshift) has protein sequence MTRQRRNFDLSFKLEVVKMIKEQGLSVQHVCESMSIGPTAVRRWIEQYDAEQSGQAGIGKPLTPEQQRIRQLEQENRQLRGDVEILKKAFGLLCPRAEMSFRLIDELQTKAIPVAQSCRVLGVSRSGFYEAKRRATAPVVCKASVHVRAAFVASHQSYGSRRMVTELSNRGITAGRFKVRRLMRQAGLKPVWKRKFIHTTDSKHDLPIAANVLGRQFNPVVPNKAYVSDITYVRTGAGWLYLAVVIDLFSRKVVGWAMAPSMPAKLVCDALHMALQQRRPDKGLVVHSDRGRQYASAQYQAMLASHGFTCSMSRKGNCWDNAVAERFFLNLKMERVWQRQYANHAEAKIDIAAYIVGFYNNERLHSVLGNLPPSVYERNMAAKKPIVVSEFT, from the exons ATGACAAGGCAACGCCGCAATTTCGATCTCAGCTTCAAGCTTGAGGTCGTCAAAATGATCAAAGAACAGGGACTCAGTGTTCAACACGTATGCGAGAGCATGAGCATTGGCCCGACCGCCGTGCGTCGCTGGATAGAGCAGTACGATGCCGAGCAATCCGGCCAGGCAGGCATTGGCAAACCGCTGACACCCGAGCAACAACGAATCAGGCAGTTGGAGCAGGAGAACCGCCAACTGCGAGGCGATGTAGAAATCTTAAAAAAGGCCT TCGGCCTTCTTTGCCCGCGAGCTGAAATGAGTTTTCGACTGATCGACGAGCTGCAAACGAAGGCCATCCCTGTCGCACAGAGCTGTCGTGTGCTGGGCGTTAGCCGTTCCGGTTTTTACGAAGCGAAGCGCCGCGCTACCGCGCCGGTTGTTTGCAAAGCGAGTGTCCATGTACGAGCTGCTTTCGTGGCAAGTCACCAGAGCTATGGCAGCCGCCGTATGGTGACGGAGCTGTCAAACCGCGGCATCACGGCCGGGCGTTTCAAGGTTCGTCGGTTGATGCGCCAGGCGGGCTTAAAGCCAGTCTGGAAGCGCAAGTTCATTCACACTACCGACAGCAAGCATGATCTGCCGATCGCAGCCAACGTGCTGGGCCGCCAGTTCAATCCGGTAGTGCCAAACAAGGCCTACGTCTCCGACATCACCTACGTGCGGACTGGCGCCGGCTGGCTGTACCTGGCGGTGGTGATCGACCTGTTCTCGCGCAAGGTGGTTGGCTGGGCTATGGCACCGAGCATGCCGGCCAAGCTGGTCTGTGACGCCTTGCACATGGCGCTTCAACAGCGGCGGCCAGACAAAGGATTGGTCGTCCACTCAGACCGTGGCCGCCAATATGCAAGTGCCCAGTACCAAGCAATGCTAGCCAGTCACGGCTTCACCTGCAGCATGAGCCGCAAAGGCAACTGCTGGGACAATGCAGTTGCCGAACGCTTCTTCCTGAATCTCAAAATGGAACGGGTGTGGCAGCGCCAATATGCCAACCACGCGGAGGCCAAGATCGATATCGCCGCTTACATCGTCGGCTTCTACAACAACGAACGTCTACATTCAGTTCTGGGCAATCTGCCGCCCTCCGTCTACGAACGGAACATGGCAGCAAAAAAACCTATCGTCGTGTCCGAATTTACTTGA